DNA sequence from the Alteribacter lacisalsi genome:
CAGGGCAATCCCGATAAAGCCGGCGGTAATTGCAAGATCCATCGCACGCTCACCGAGTGACGCCCCAACAGAGTTGGAGTAGATTTCATCCAGTTGAACAGGCAGGGCTCCCGCGTTCAAAATTCCCGCAAGATGCTGGGTTTCCTCGACGGTAAACGTCTGGCTTTCAATCATTATGTCTGTTGTATTCAGCACACGCGTTACAGAAGGTGCGGAAACAATCTTTGAATCCTCTTTATTGATTTCTTCTGCGAAAGAATCGTCTTCATCGTAATCAAGCCAGATCGCCATCCGGTTATCCGGCGGGTCGTACTCCATCACATGCCTTGACACTTCAGCCATCTGATTTGCATCACGAAGCGTAATGCTTACAATCGGACGGTTTGTTTCTCCGTGGAAATTGGACCGGGCGCCGCCTTCCACAAAGTCCGATCCATCAAGAAGCAGATTGTCTTCCACATCTCTCAGGCTCAGACGCGCTTCAGTTGACAGGAGTTCCCGGGCGGACTGCTGATCCGTCACCCCTGCAAGCTGCACGCGTACCCTGTCTTCCCCTTCAATCGTCACGTTCGGTTCAGACACACCAAGGACGTCAATTCTCGCATTGATCGCTGCCACCGTATCTGTCAGGAGTTCCCTGTCAACTTCCTGATCTTCACCCACCGGTGTAACTTCATACAGGACTTCAAAACCGCCCTGCAGATCGAGTCCAAGACGGATATCATCCGCATGGTCCGTCACGTTTGTGGCAATCAGTCCGGCAAA
Encoded proteins:
- the secD gene encoding protein translocase subunit SecD, whose amino-acid sequence is MKKKKRGVQKWRIAVFFVLVAFFAGLIATNVTDHADDIRLGLDLQGGFEVLYEVTPVGEDQEVDRELLTDTVAAINARIDVLGVSEPNVTIEGEDRVRVQLAGVTDQQSARELLSTEARLSLRDVEDNLLLDGSDFVEGGARSNFHGETNRPIVSITLRDANQMAEVSRHVMEYDPPDNRMAIWLDYDEDDSFAEEINKEDSKIVSAPSVTRVLNTTDIMIESQTFTVEETQHLAGILNAGALPVQLDEIYSNSVGASLGERAMDLAITAGFIGIALIFAYMLLYYRFMGMIAVITLSVYIYFVLVVFNWMNAVLTLPGIAALILGVGMAVDANIITYERIKDELRSGKSSMSAFKAGSRRSLSTILDANITTILAAGVLFYYGTSAVQGFAIMLITSILVSFITAVFGSRLLLGLWVNSRILNKKPKLFGVKESEISEL